Proteins encoded in a region of the Ziziphus jujuba cultivar Dongzao chromosome 3, ASM3175591v1 genome:
- the LOC107423512 gene encoding uncharacterized protein LOC107423512 — translation MLGSCRIWLVSSVILLLGLTIPCSCSSLKSKIKTKSAVFLSPKFEVGPGSVSNKYYYNIDFPRGHIALKSFDAEVVDEAGNSVPLYETYLHHWVVSRYYHRKNSPEPDQDGFNSTDFVIVRNDGICQENVLGQYYGLGSETRRTATQVPDPFGVEVGNAAEIPSGYEEKWLLNVHAIDTRGVEDKWGCIECRCDLYNVSKDESGQPLSPEYKGGLSCCIDGTRCRLSEGFEGPKRILYLRYTVKWFDWSDFIVPVKIYIFDVTDIMKASKNSTMPRAEHNCLIEFQVEKSCSPSVTTSNACVDTKRTSLSVPSGGYVIYGVAHQHTGGAGSTLYKQDGRTICSSLPIYGKGNEVGNEAGYVVGMSTCYPQPGSVKINDGETLILESIYNSTQSHAGVMGLFYILVADQLPNY, via the exons ATGCTAGGGAGTTGTAGAATTTGGTTGGTTTCCTCAGTAATATTACTATTGGGATTAACCATACCATGTTCATGTTCTTCGTTGAAAAGCAAAATCAAGACGAAATCTGCAGTTTTCTTATCCCCTAAGTTCGAAGTGGGACCTGGATCAGTGTCAAACAAATATTACTACAACATTGATTTCCCAAGAGGTCATATCGCTCTCAAAAGTTTTGATGCTGAAGTAGTTGATGAAGCAGGAAATTCTGTTCCTCTTTATGAAACTTATCTTCATCATTGGGTTGTTTCGAGGTATTATCACCGTAAGAATTCCCCAGAGCCAGATCAGGATGGCTTTAATTCTACAGATTTTGTTATCGTAAGAAACGATGGAATATGCCAGGAAAATGTTCTTGGACAGTATTATGGACTTGGATCCGAAACACGAAGAACAGCCACGCAGGTTCCTGATCCTTTTGGAGTTGAAGTTGGTAACGCTGCAGAAATCCCGTCTGGTTATGAGGAGAAATGGTTGCTCAATGTTCATGCCATTGATACTCGTGGCGTTGAAGATAAGTGGGGATGCATTGAATGCAGGTGTGATCTGTATAATGTTTCAAAGGACGAATCTGGCCAGCCTTTGAGTCCGGAGTACAAAGGCGGTCTTTCTTGTTGCATTGATGGTACAAGATGCAGGCTCAGTGAAGGCTTTGAGGGTCCCAAGAGAATTCTCTACCTGAGATATACTGTGAAGTGGTTTGATTGGTCTGATTTCATAGTTCCTGTTAAGATCTATATCTTCGATGTCACTGATATTATGAAGGCTTCGAAGAATTCAACTATGCCGCGTGCTGAACATAATTGCCTG ATCGAGTTTCAAGTCGAAAAATCTTGCAGTCCAAGTGTTACGACTAGTAATGCCTGCGTTGACACCAAAAGGACAAGTCTCAGTGTCCCTTCTGGGGGATATGTTATATATGGTGTTGCTCATCAGCATACTGGAGGAGCTGGTTCAACACTATACAAACAA GACGGACGAACAATATGTTCATCTTTGCCAATTTATGGGAAGGGGAACGAAGTAGGAAACGAGGCTGGTTATGTAGTTGGAATGTCAACTTGTTATCCTCAACCTGGCTCTGTCAAGATCAATGATGGGGAGACTCTGATTCTGGAATCCATTTACAACAGCACACAATCACACGCAGGAGTAATGGGGCTGTTTTACATTTTGGTTGCAGACCAACTGCCAAATTACTAA